The Lysobacter enzymogenes genome window below encodes:
- a CDS encoding RHS repeat domain-containing protein has product MSRVALFIDPGSFGAAVGRRVGERLRVMAGHADRTLRALALIAALCLCGLSAPASAQVANAGFVDQAVPAVMSAGATYSVTVRMLNTGSSVWRVGELHRLGSQNPRDNWNWGRGRADMTSDVAPGAVATFNFDVVAPATPGTYDFQWQMLQEGVQWFGAATTNLAILVRAPLERDAEIVSQSVPSSMTVGLTYPVNIKVRNTGTATWTVAGSYRLGAQNPHDNGIWSRSRVDLGADIAPGQVASFDFDVIAPASAGSYNFQWRMLQEGLVWFGALSPNVAVQVADPPASGMLGVKTRYDALGRVISVAQDSEIGVLTSTTGYGAGLTVVTTNARGHQTVSAFQAFSEPRYDLPVAIHSPQDSHTEISRDLFGKPKMLRRRNGGGSVSLERYLVYDQHQRLCKTIEPETAATVTDYDAAGNVAWTASGLDFSSRTDCNREQAHGSGHRVDRSYDDRNRLKTLSFPDGRGNQVWAYTPDGLVREVTTSNDGPGLGNVVNTYGYNKRRMPAAEWLSEPGSYAWMSSYGYDANGNRNRYTGPDGLQVSYANNALGQPLGVSSQWGVHASAITYYPNGAINRFVYGNGIVHVTQQNARQLPSRSTDSGVVDLATGYDQNANVTEIIDHGRGTTYSRWMSYDNLDRLTAAGSCSFGGDCWHRFDYDALDNLARWSLGGVKNHYYVYDAKNHLTNLRVGEGGPSVSGLGYDAQGNLNNKDGQAFDFDMGNRLRGAAGKEFYRYDAHGRRVSQTGRPDGTYVYSVYDQAGQLLLRSEHHRDEAVNDLHREVDTAHIYLSDSLLASIEWNRALGSGVVKYHHTDGLGSPLVETNAAGAVLGTRTDWAPYGVAIGKPQYDGIGYAKHVMDAATALTYMQQRYYDAAIGRFLSVDPVAVDPYRATNFARYAYANNNPFRFVDPDGRQSRDLENEYRLSGARSPSGPGPNLIEWGMVEFLCGFCDLNYRAPNGSGQMQSVFTPMETAGATAVVQGVKFALSLIPKPLPPPGPLPQFLYRSGGANPGNLTPRTSDGGMLSTRSSASNPFPLKEGQQPVLPSSKGYVVIETDKLPAGSVVVDGAPYGRMPPGHVSIGPNVPSDVIKKAIYKVENYKVEKP; this is encoded by the coding sequence ATGAGTCGGGTGGCGCTATTCATCGATCCGGGCAGCTTCGGGGCCGCAGTCGGGCGACGTGTCGGTGAGCGGTTGCGGGTCATGGCCGGGCACGCGGATCGTACTTTAAGGGCGCTGGCGCTGATCGCTGCGCTGTGTTTGTGCGGCCTTTCGGCGCCGGCTTCAGCGCAGGTCGCCAATGCCGGATTCGTCGACCAAGCCGTCCCGGCCGTGATGTCCGCCGGCGCGACCTATTCGGTCACTGTGCGAATGCTCAATACCGGTTCGTCGGTCTGGCGAGTTGGCGAGCTTCATCGCTTAGGGTCGCAGAATCCACGCGACAATTGGAACTGGGGGCGCGGCCGCGCCGACATGACGAGCGACGTCGCGCCGGGCGCGGTAGCGACCTTCAACTTCGATGTGGTCGCACCTGCGACTCCAGGTACCTACGACTTTCAGTGGCAAATGTTGCAGGAAGGCGTGCAGTGGTTCGGCGCGGCCACGACCAATCTGGCGATCCTGGTCAGGGCGCCTCTGGAACGCGACGCCGAGATCGTGAGCCAATCCGTGCCGTCAAGCATGACCGTCGGACTGACCTATCCGGTGAACATCAAGGTGCGCAACACTGGCACCGCCACTTGGACCGTTGCGGGCAGCTATCGGCTCGGGGCACAGAATCCACACGACAATGGTATTTGGAGCCGGTCTAGGGTCGATCTGGGTGCAGATATAGCTCCCGGGCAGGTGGCGTCCTTCGATTTCGACGTCATTGCGCCTGCTTCGGCCGGCAGCTATAACTTTCAATGGAGAATGCTGCAAGAAGGCTTGGTCTGGTTCGGCGCGCTATCGCCGAACGTGGCGGTGCAGGTTGCCGATCCGCCCGCCTCGGGGATGCTCGGCGTCAAGACCCGTTACGACGCCCTGGGGCGAGTGATCAGCGTTGCGCAGGATTCCGAAATCGGTGTACTGACCTCGACTACTGGTTACGGCGCCGGCCTTACGGTGGTAACCACCAACGCGCGCGGCCATCAGACCGTGAGTGCGTTTCAGGCTTTCAGCGAACCGCGCTACGACCTGCCGGTGGCTATCCATAGTCCGCAGGACAGCCATACCGAGATAAGCCGGGATCTGTTCGGCAAGCCGAAAATGTTGCGCCGGCGCAACGGGGGAGGCAGCGTTTCGCTGGAGCGCTATCTGGTTTACGACCAGCATCAGCGCCTGTGCAAGACTATCGAGCCGGAGACGGCAGCGACCGTCACCGATTACGATGCGGCCGGCAACGTGGCCTGGACTGCGTCGGGTCTGGATTTTTCGAGTCGCACCGATTGCAATCGCGAGCAAGCGCATGGGTCCGGCCATCGCGTCGATCGAAGCTACGACGATCGGAATCGACTCAAGACCTTGTCGTTTCCCGACGGGCGTGGCAATCAGGTCTGGGCGTATACGCCCGACGGGCTCGTGCGTGAAGTAACCACCAGCAACGACGGGCCGGGATTGGGCAACGTCGTCAACACATACGGCTACAACAAGCGTCGGATGCCTGCCGCCGAGTGGTTGAGCGAGCCTGGCTCGTACGCGTGGATGAGTTCTTACGGATACGACGCCAACGGCAATCGAAACCGCTACACCGGGCCTGATGGCCTGCAAGTCAGCTATGCCAATAATGCGCTCGGGCAGCCGTTAGGGGTGAGCAGCCAGTGGGGCGTTCATGCCTCTGCCATTACCTATTATCCGAACGGTGCGATCAACCGGTTCGTCTATGGGAACGGCATCGTCCATGTCACGCAACAAAACGCAAGGCAATTGCCATCGCGAAGCACGGATTCGGGCGTTGTCGATCTGGCGACCGGCTACGACCAGAATGCGAACGTCACCGAGATCATCGATCACGGTCGCGGCACGACTTATAGCCGCTGGATGAGCTATGACAACCTCGACCGGCTAACTGCGGCCGGCTCGTGCAGTTTCGGCGGCGACTGCTGGCACCGGTTCGATTACGATGCGCTGGACAATCTTGCCCGTTGGTCGCTTGGCGGTGTCAAGAATCACTATTACGTATACGACGCAAAGAACCACTTGACGAATCTTCGCGTGGGCGAAGGCGGTCCAAGCGTAAGCGGTCTCGGTTACGACGCGCAGGGAAACCTCAACAACAAGGACGGTCAGGCTTTCGACTTCGATATGGGGAACCGCTTGCGCGGGGCAGCCGGAAAGGAGTTCTATCGTTACGACGCTCACGGTCGCCGAGTCAGTCAGACCGGGCGTCCCGACGGCACCTATGTGTACTCCGTCTACGATCAGGCCGGCCAACTCCTCCTGCGTTCGGAGCATCATCGAGATGAGGCGGTCAACGATCTGCACCGAGAGGTCGACACCGCCCACATTTACCTGAGCGACAGTCTGCTGGCCAGTATCGAATGGAATCGGGCGCTCGGCAGCGGCGTGGTCAAATATCACCACACCGATGGATTGGGCAGTCCGCTGGTCGAAACCAACGCCGCGGGAGCGGTGCTTGGAACACGCACGGATTGGGCGCCTTACGGCGTTGCGATCGGCAAGCCTCAGTACGATGGTATTGGTTACGCAAAGCATGTGATGGATGCGGCCACCGCGTTGACGTACATGCAACAGAGATACTACGACGCCGCCATCGGCCGTTTCCTGTCGGTAGACCCGGTCGCAGTGGATCCTTATCGCGCGACCAATTTCGCAAGGTACGCGTACGCGAACAACAATCCATTCCGCTTTGTCGATCCTGACGGCAGGCAATCCCGGGATCTGGAGAACGAGTACAGACTCTCCGGCGCGCGCAGTCCTTCCGGCCCCGGGCCCAACTTGATTGAATGGGGAATGGTAGAGTTCCTGTGCGGGTTCTGCGACCTCAACTATCGGGCGCCGAACGGTAGCGGGCAAATGCAGTCGGTATTCACGCCAATGGAAACGGCGGGAGCGACGGCCGTGGTGCAAGGAGTGAAGTTCGCCTTATCGCTGATACCCAAGCCTTTGCCGCCGCCTGGGCCGCTTCCGCAGTTCTTGTATCGCAGCGGGGGGGCGAATCCGGGGAACCTGACACCTCGCACCAGCGACGGCGGTATGCTGTCCACCCGAAGTTCCGCCTCCAATCCATTTCCTTTGAAAGAGGGGCAGCAGCCGGTGCTTCCTTCCAGCAAGGGGTATGTCGTGATCGAGACGGACAAGCTTCCGGCAGGGTCTGTGGTGGTGGACGGCGCACCTTACGGTCGGATGCCGCCGGGGCATGTAAGCATCGGGCCCAACGTACCGTCCGATGTGATCAAGAAGGCGATTTATAAGGTCGAAAACTACAAAGTTGAGAAGCCGTGA
- a CDS encoding RHS repeat protein, protein MTTYSLRKKSPVHRLATVWAIVCMIAPVLGYGQGRTRYEDFDTSLKTSQSVGALGSRLFGDETDPYTGSTNFWVTDVSLPGNSALSVALVRRFKGIDDGVGEYMKWSNFEAPYLAGIFPDGSASRDLNGWNSWVRGSYEKRCQNVTPPPEVKQSDGKEDTFMADEYFHGIRLNLPGGETQLMLSAFSDAPKPGDGQTYRWATNGDWRFSCLAQLKNAYAGDGFLGRDPAGNKYYFDWMVAGADAGQIRKRAFNGGDTGLSRREYRLYATRIEDRFGNWVDYGYQGKNLSSIVASDGRSLALTYDASAARLVSVTDGRRTWSYEYPTNGVKLIYPDGSVWSSSLAGQISRVGMNGCQGTGPVVRFTGAATLTLQHPSGAVGQFSFANLRRGVSYVKWWPLPGSVWCDQEPKVFDGIALQQKTIHGPGVAAMNWTFAYGPANACYTGAGQSDDCTAASPVTRTVDVNGPAGTFVRYVYGNKAYETDGMLLRTEWGGNGMVLKTVNQAWQVFDGVGLPLNGAGNHYWEQRRRRLKNAETVQDGAHFHSDVNGFDSFLRPTSVSSWSSLGYARTDVTTYYDNAARWVLGQTASETNQETGAVASNVEFDAASAMPVAIYEFGKLQQTLTYHPDGNVATIADGRGLVVSLSNWKRGVPQLVRYHDGTQKVSVVDDNGWIASATDENSITTSYEYDPMGRMARIVYPTGDDTLWNDTRLRFEQVGSDESGVPAGHWRQTVTTGNRKSTVLFDALLRPVVEREEDVADPRSSARWIMKCYDHEGRKTFESYPRNPVVDGSRFNCSGVDR, encoded by the coding sequence ATGACGACCTATAGTCTTCGCAAGAAAAGTCCGGTCCATCGTCTGGCGACCGTCTGGGCGATCGTCTGCATGATCGCTCCGGTACTCGGCTACGGCCAAGGCCGGACCCGTTACGAGGACTTCGATACCAGTCTGAAAACCTCCCAGAGCGTCGGAGCTTTGGGTTCCCGGCTTTTCGGCGATGAGACCGATCCCTACACCGGAAGCACGAATTTCTGGGTGACCGATGTCAGCCTGCCCGGTAACAGCGCCTTGTCGGTTGCCTTGGTGCGTAGGTTCAAAGGCATCGACGACGGAGTGGGCGAGTACATGAAATGGAGCAACTTCGAAGCTCCATATCTGGCGGGCATCTTTCCGGACGGTTCGGCCAGCCGGGATTTGAACGGCTGGAACAGTTGGGTGCGCGGTAGCTACGAGAAACGCTGTCAGAACGTCACTCCACCGCCTGAGGTCAAGCAGAGCGACGGTAAAGAAGACACGTTCATGGCCGACGAGTACTTCCATGGAATTCGCTTGAATCTACCGGGCGGCGAAACCCAGCTCATGCTCTCGGCGTTCTCCGACGCGCCCAAACCCGGCGATGGCCAGACCTATCGTTGGGCAACCAACGGCGACTGGCGTTTCTCTTGTCTCGCCCAACTCAAGAACGCATACGCCGGCGACGGTTTTCTCGGACGTGATCCAGCCGGCAACAAATACTACTTCGATTGGATGGTGGCCGGCGCGGATGCCGGACAAATCCGCAAACGTGCGTTCAATGGGGGCGATACGGGGCTGAGCCGCAGGGAGTACCGGTTGTACGCCACCCGAATTGAAGACCGGTTTGGCAATTGGGTCGATTACGGCTACCAGGGAAAGAATCTGTCCAGCATCGTCGCCAGCGACGGCCGCAGTCTGGCGCTGACGTACGATGCCAGTGCCGCGCGACTTGTCTCGGTGACCGACGGCAGGAGAACCTGGTCGTACGAATATCCGACGAATGGAGTCAAACTCATCTATCCCGATGGCTCTGTCTGGAGTTCCTCGTTGGCCGGTCAGATCAGCCGCGTGGGCATGAACGGTTGCCAGGGCACCGGGCCCGTAGTGCGGTTCACGGGAGCTGCGACGTTGACTCTGCAGCATCCCTCCGGCGCGGTAGGACAGTTTTCTTTCGCGAATCTGCGTCGTGGCGTTTCTTACGTGAAGTGGTGGCCCCTTCCGGGCAGCGTCTGGTGCGATCAAGAGCCGAAGGTGTTCGACGGCATCGCTTTGCAGCAAAAGACAATTCATGGCCCCGGCGTGGCTGCGATGAACTGGACGTTCGCTTATGGCCCCGCAAATGCCTGCTATACGGGAGCGGGACAATCGGACGACTGCACCGCGGCCTCGCCGGTGACTCGCACTGTGGATGTCAATGGTCCGGCGGGGACTTTCGTGCGCTACGTCTACGGCAATAAAGCTTACGAAACCGACGGCATGTTGCTCAGAACCGAATGGGGCGGCAACGGCATGGTGCTGAAAACGGTGAATCAGGCGTGGCAGGTCTTCGATGGCGTGGGCCTGCCGCTCAACGGCGCCGGCAACCATTATTGGGAGCAGCGCCGACGCAGGCTCAAGAATGCCGAGACGGTTCAGGACGGCGCCCATTTCCATAGTGATGTCAACGGATTCGATTCGTTCCTGCGGCCGACCAGCGTGTCGAGCTGGAGTTCACTGGGTTACGCCAGAACCGATGTGACGACGTACTACGACAACGCGGCGAGGTGGGTGCTCGGGCAGACCGCGAGCGAAACCAATCAGGAAACCGGTGCGGTGGCTTCGAACGTCGAGTTCGATGCAGCCAGCGCCATGCCGGTCGCCATCTATGAATTCGGCAAGCTGCAACAGACTCTGACATACCATCCTGACGGCAATGTGGCGACCATCGCCGACGGCCGCGGTCTCGTCGTCAGTCTGAGCAACTGGAAGCGCGGCGTGCCGCAACTGGTCCGTTACCACGACGGCACGCAGAAGGTTTCCGTAGTCGACGACAACGGTTGGATCGCGTCCGCGACCGACGAGAATTCGATCACGACCAGCTACGAGTACGATCCGATGGGCCGCATGGCCAGGATCGTCTATCCGACTGGCGACGACACGCTGTGGAACGACACGCGCTTGCGATTCGAGCAGGTCGGCTCCGACGAGTCCGGCGTACCCGCTGGCCATTGGCGGCAGACGGTTACGACCGGGAACCGTAAAAGCACCGTTCTGTTCGATGCGCTGCTGCGCCCTGTGGTGGAACGCGAGGAAGACGTCGCCGATCCGCGCAGCAGCGCGCGGTGGATCATGAAGTGCTACGACCATGAGGGGCGAAAAACCTTCGAGTCCTACCCGCGCAATCCTGTCGTGGACGGAAGCCGCTTCAACTGTTCCGGAGTCGATCGATGA
- the purL gene encoding phosphoribosylformylglycinamidine synthase → MIVLEGPSALSSFRRERLQARLSALHPAVRLLDAWPVYWVEPEPGSAPDGATLRRILQAESSEAARESGAVSRYATPRLGTLSPWASKATELLRGAGQPVKRVERGLRYDLAGWPDDAPTQGALAKVLHDPMTQSLLESRDDAAALFAVPARGELERIALDQLEAANARLGLALAEDEIAYLRERYAALGRMPADVELMMFAQANSEHCRHKIFNASWTLDGREQPQSLFKMIKYTHAQTPENTLSAYSDNAAVVEGYPARRFRPQPGTQAYAAEAQVDSAFCIKVETHNHPTAIAPFPGASTGNGGEIRDEGATGRGGRPKAGLCGFSVSHLRIPTLPQPWEGERALNPRMAPALEIMLDGPIGAAAFNNEFGRPNLNGYFRSFELGQGAITRAYDKPIMLAGGLGAIDRVQVAKLGLKPGHAVIVLGGPAMLIGLGGGAASSVASGDSDESLDFASVQRDNPEMERRCQEVIDRCVALGAANPIDSAHDVGAGGLSNAIPELLHDSSLGGVIDLARVPSDDPSLSPMQLWCNESQERYVLGLPADRVADFAAICERERCPFAVVGYATAEERLVVGYGATVETVYGDAAKTDADWPIDLPMDVLFGKPPKMHRDARYPARAPWPELDWSGLDLREAGLRVLAHPTVAAKNFLITIGDRTVGGLVARDQMVGPWQLPVADCAITLSGFDGFVGEAMAIGERTPLALLDAAAAARMAVGEAITNLCAAPVESLNRIKLSANWMAAASHPGEDALLFDAVKAVGMELCPELELSIPVGKDSLSMQAQWGSGDNASKSVSPVSLIVSAFAPVVDVRQQLTPLLSREAETELWLIGLGAGKQRLGGSVLAQVHPHAGAQDGLPAFAGAPGDGARHELGVPDLDSPQRLRDFFELIRDAREAGLLLAYHDRSDGGAFAALAEMAFCSRLGLDISLDGWGEDPFRTLFNEELGAIVQIHDEDRAVFADLVARHGLIDCAQRIAKPTTAPSVRVRDEGKIVVEWRWDELFDAWWSTSHALQKLRDNPDCADEERAVARDFAAPGLKPKLNFDPNENIAAPFINTGARPKVAILREQGVNGQIEMAAAFDQAGFEAFDVHMSDLISGRFDLADFKGFAACGGFSYGDVLGAGRGWATSILERSALREAFAAFFAREDSFSLGVCNGCQMLAQLKPIVPGAEHWPVFLRNRSEQFEARLGLLEVVESPSLFLRGMAGSRIPVAVAHGEGRASFADNLDQSAADIALRYIDGDGRVAERYPLNPNGSPDGIAGLSSRDGRATILMPHPERTLRAANFSWAPKDWAGDSPWLRMFRNARVWVG, encoded by the coding sequence ATGATCGTCCTCGAGGGCCCCTCGGCCCTGTCTTCGTTCCGCCGCGAGCGGCTGCAAGCCCGCCTGTCCGCCCTTCATCCCGCTGTCCGCCTGCTCGATGCCTGGCCCGTGTACTGGGTCGAGCCCGAGCCCGGCAGCGCGCCCGACGGCGCCACCCTGCGCCGCATCCTCCAGGCCGAATCCAGCGAAGCGGCGCGCGAAAGCGGCGCCGTTTCGCGCTATGCCACGCCGCGCCTGGGCACGCTGTCGCCGTGGGCCAGCAAGGCCACCGAATTGCTGCGCGGCGCCGGCCAGCCGGTCAAGCGGGTCGAGCGCGGCCTGCGCTACGACCTCGCCGGATGGCCCGACGACGCGCCGACCCAGGGCGCGCTGGCCAAGGTCCTGCACGACCCGATGACCCAGTCGCTGCTGGAATCGCGCGACGACGCGGCCGCGCTGTTCGCGGTGCCGGCGCGCGGCGAACTCGAACGCATCGCCCTGGACCAGCTGGAAGCGGCCAACGCCCGCCTCGGCCTGGCCCTGGCCGAGGACGAGATCGCCTACCTGCGCGAGCGCTACGCCGCGCTCGGCCGGATGCCGGCCGACGTCGAACTGATGATGTTCGCCCAGGCCAATTCCGAGCACTGCCGGCACAAGATCTTCAACGCATCCTGGACCCTCGACGGCCGCGAGCAGCCGCAGTCGTTGTTCAAGATGATCAAGTACACCCACGCGCAGACGCCCGAGAACACGCTCTCGGCGTACAGCGACAACGCCGCGGTGGTCGAAGGCTATCCGGCGCGCCGGTTCCGCCCGCAGCCGGGCACCCAGGCCTACGCGGCCGAGGCGCAGGTCGATTCGGCGTTCTGCATCAAGGTCGAAACCCACAACCACCCGACCGCGATCGCGCCGTTCCCGGGCGCGAGCACCGGCAACGGCGGCGAGATCCGCGACGAAGGCGCGACCGGCCGCGGCGGCCGTCCGAAGGCCGGCCTGTGCGGTTTCAGCGTCTCGCACCTGCGCATTCCGACCCTGCCGCAGCCGTGGGAAGGCGAACGCGCGCTCAATCCGCGCATGGCGCCGGCGCTGGAGATCATGCTCGACGGCCCGATCGGCGCGGCGGCGTTCAACAACGAATTCGGCCGGCCGAACCTCAACGGCTATTTCCGCAGCTTCGAGCTCGGCCAAGGCGCGATCACCCGCGCCTACGACAAGCCGATCATGCTCGCCGGCGGCCTCGGCGCGATCGACCGCGTGCAGGTCGCCAAGCTCGGCTTGAAGCCCGGCCATGCGGTGATCGTGCTCGGCGGCCCGGCGATGCTGATCGGCCTCGGCGGCGGCGCGGCCAGTTCGGTCGCTTCCGGCGACAGCGACGAATCGCTCGACTTCGCCAGCGTGCAGCGCGACAACCCGGAAATGGAGCGGCGCTGCCAGGAAGTCATCGACCGCTGCGTCGCGCTCGGCGCGGCCAATCCGATCGACAGCGCCCACGACGTCGGCGCCGGCGGCCTGTCCAACGCGATTCCCGAACTGCTGCACGATTCCAGCCTCGGCGGCGTGATCGATCTGGCGCGCGTGCCCAGCGACGACCCGTCGCTGTCGCCGATGCAGCTGTGGTGCAACGAATCGCAGGAACGCTACGTGCTCGGCCTGCCGGCCGACCGCGTCGCCGACTTCGCCGCGATCTGCGAGCGCGAGCGCTGCCCGTTCGCGGTGGTCGGCTATGCGACCGCTGAGGAGCGTCTGGTCGTCGGTTATGGCGCCACCGTCGAAACCGTTTATGGCGACGCCGCCAAGACCGATGCCGACTGGCCCATCGATCTGCCGATGGACGTGCTGTTCGGCAAGCCGCCGAAGATGCACCGCGACGCGCGCTACCCGGCGCGCGCGCCGTGGCCGGAACTGGACTGGAGCGGCCTGGACCTGCGCGAAGCCGGCCTGCGCGTGCTCGCCCATCCGACCGTGGCGGCGAAGAACTTCCTCATCACCATCGGCGACCGCACCGTCGGCGGCCTGGTCGCGCGCGACCAGATGGTCGGCCCGTGGCAGCTGCCGGTCGCCGATTGCGCGATCACACTCAGCGGTTTCGACGGTTTCGTCGGCGAGGCGATGGCGATCGGCGAACGCACTCCGCTGGCCCTGCTCGACGCGGCCGCGGCCGCGCGCATGGCGGTCGGCGAAGCGATCACCAACCTGTGCGCGGCGCCGGTGGAATCGCTGAACCGGATCAAGCTGTCGGCGAACTGGATGGCGGCCGCATCGCATCCGGGCGAAGACGCGCTGCTGTTCGACGCGGTCAAGGCCGTCGGCATGGAACTGTGCCCGGAGCTCGAACTGAGCATCCCGGTCGGCAAGGATTCGCTGTCGATGCAGGCGCAATGGGGTTCTGGCGACAACGCGAGCAAGTCGGTGTCGCCGGTGTCGCTGATCGTCAGCGCGTTCGCGCCGGTGGTCGACGTGCGCCAGCAGCTCACGCCGCTGCTGTCGCGCGAAGCCGAGACCGAGCTGTGGCTGATCGGCCTGGGCGCCGGCAAGCAGCGCCTCGGCGGTTCGGTGCTGGCGCAGGTGCATCCGCACGCCGGCGCGCAAGACGGCCTGCCGGCGTTCGCCGGCGCGCCCGGCGACGGCGCGCGCCACGAGCTCGGCGTGCCCGACCTCGACAGCCCGCAGCGCCTGCGCGATTTCTTCGAACTGATCCGCGACGCGCGCGAAGCCGGCCTGCTGCTGGCCTACCACGACCGCAGCGACGGCGGCGCGTTCGCCGCGCTGGCCGAAATGGCGTTCTGCTCGCGCCTGGGCCTGGACATCAGCCTCGACGGCTGGGGCGAGGATCCGTTCCGCACCCTTTTCAACGAAGAACTCGGCGCGATCGTGCAGATCCACGACGAAGACCGCGCGGTGTTCGCCGACCTGGTCGCGCGCCACGGCCTGATCGACTGCGCCCAGCGCATCGCCAAGCCGACCACGGCGCCGTCGGTGCGGGTCCGCGACGAAGGCAAGATCGTCGTCGAATGGCGTTGGGACGAGCTGTTCGACGCGTGGTGGTCGACCAGCCACGCCTTGCAGAAGCTGCGCGACAACCCCGATTGCGCCGATGAGGAACGCGCGGTGGCGCGCGACTTCGCCGCGCCGGGGCTGAAGCCGAAGCTCAACTTCGACCCGAACGAAAACATCGCTGCGCCGTTCATCAACACCGGCGCGCGGCCGAAGGTGGCGATCCTGCGCGAGCAGGGCGTCAACGGCCAGATCGAAATGGCCGCGGCCTTCGACCAGGCCGGTTTCGAAGCCTTCGACGTGCACATGAGCGACCTGATTTCCGGCCGCTTCGACCTGGCCGACTTCAAGGGCTTCGCCGCCTGCGGCGGCTTCAGCTACGGCGACGTGCTCGGCGCGGGCCGCGGCTGGGCCACCAGCATCCTCGAACGCAGCGCGCTGCGCGAAGCCTTCGCCGCGTTCTTCGCGCGCGAGGACAGCTTCTCGCTGGGCGTGTGCAACGGCTGCCAGATGCTGGCCCAGCTCAAGCCGATCGTGCCCGGCGCCGAACACTGGCCGGTGTTCCTGCGCAACCGCAGCGAACAGTTCGAAGCGCGCCTGGGCCTGCTGGAAGTGGTCGAATCGCCGTCGCTGTTCCTGCGCGGCATGGCCGGCTCGCGCATCCCGGTCGCGGTCGCGCACGGCGAAGGCCGCGCCAGCTTCGCCGACAACCTCGACCAGAGCGCCGCCGACATCGCGCTGCGCTACATCGACGGCGACGGCCGCGTCGCCGAGCGCTACCCGCTGAACCCCAACGGCTCGCCCGACGGCATCGCCGGCCTGAGCAGCCGCGACGGCCGCGCCACCATCCTGATGCCGCACCCCGAACGCACCCTGCGCGCGGCCAACTTCAGTTGGGCGCCGAAGGATTGGGCGGGAGATTCGCCGTGGTTGCGGATGTTCCGCAATGCGCGGGTTTGGGTGGGGTGA
- a CDS encoding DsbC family protein: MKRILFAVLGAISLSACAQAPQSAAAAAKTDPVKPAAEAAAGVAPKVAAGSADARAVAAVRTLNPKVNIDKVGAAPMPGFREALVQGQVVYVSDDGRYLFLPGSGGALFDTQAKRNLMEDTLAGMRRDLLKTIPVSERIVFSPPNPKHTVTVFTDVECGYCRKLHSEIAEYNRQGIAVEYLAFPRMGIGSEDYKKMVSVWCAADRRKALTDAKSDHGAVSAKQCKNTVEQQYDVGQRAGLTGTPMILNADGVQLGGYVPPAQLREALDKLAAESKTAAKPAAAVATPVGG; encoded by the coding sequence ATGAAGCGCATCCTGTTCGCCGTGCTCGGCGCCATCAGCCTGTCCGCCTGCGCCCAGGCGCCGCAGAGCGCCGCCGCGGCGGCCAAGACCGACCCGGTCAAGCCGGCCGCCGAAGCCGCCGCCGGCGTCGCCCCCAAGGTCGCCGCCGGCAGCGCCGACGCCCGCGCGGTCGCTGCGGTGCGCACGCTGAACCCGAAGGTCAACATCGACAAGGTCGGCGCCGCGCCGATGCCGGGCTTCCGCGAAGCCCTGGTCCAGGGCCAGGTGGTCTACGTCAGCGACGACGGCCGCTACCTGTTCCTGCCGGGCTCCGGCGGCGCCCTGTTCGACACCCAGGCCAAGCGCAACCTGATGGAAGACACCCTGGCCGGCATGCGCCGCGACCTGCTCAAGACCATCCCGGTCAGCGAGCGCATCGTGTTCTCGCCGCCGAATCCCAAGCACACGGTGACGGTGTTCACCGACGTGGAATGCGGCTACTGCCGCAAGCTGCACAGCGAGATCGCCGAATACAACCGCCAGGGCATCGCGGTGGAATACCTGGCCTTCCCGCGCATGGGCATCGGCAGCGAGGACTACAAGAAGATGGTGTCGGTGTGGTGCGCGGCCGACCGCCGCAAGGCCCTGACCGACGCCAAGTCCGACCACGGCGCGGTCTCGGCCAAGCAGTGCAAGAACACGGTCGAGCAGCAGTACGACGTCGGCCAGCGCGCCGGCCTGACCGGCACCCCGATGATCCTCAACGCCGACGGCGTCCAGCTCGGCGGCTACGTCCCGCCGGCGCAGCTGCGCGAGGCGCTGGACAAGCTGGCGGCCGAGTCCAAGACCGCGGCCAAGCCGGCGGCGGCGGTGGCGACCCCGGTCGGCGGCTGA